The Acipenser ruthenus chromosome 25, fAciRut3.2 maternal haplotype, whole genome shotgun sequence genome has a window encoding:
- the LOC117414190 gene encoding CCHC-type zinc finger nucleic acid binding protein, giving the protein MSSNECFKCGRTGHWARECPTGGGVGGGGGRGGRGGRSRGRAGYSSARDICYRCGESGHVAKDCELQEDACYNCGKGGHIAKDCKEPKKEREQLCYNCGKPGHLARDCDHADEQKCYSCGEFGHIQKDCTKVKCYRCGETGHVAINCSKTSEVNCYRCGESGHLARECTIEATA; this is encoded by the exons ATGAGCAGCAACGAGTGCTTCAAGTGTGGCCGCACAGGCCACTGGGCCCGTGAATGCCCCACCGGTGGTGGCGTTGGCGGTGGCGGAGGACGTGGTGGTCGTGGGGGTAGGAGCCGCGGAAGAGCCGGATACAGTTCTGCAAGAG ACATCTGTTATCGCTGTGGAGAATCAGGCCATGTTGCTAAGGACTGTGAACTTCAGGAGGATG CTTGCTACAACTGTGGCAAAGGTGGTCATATTGCCAAGGATTGCAAGGAGCCCAAGAAGGAGCGGGAGCAGTTATGCTACAACTGCGGCAAACCAGGGCACCTGGCCCGTGACTGCGACCATGCAGATGAGCAGAAATGCTATTCTTGTGGAGAGTTTGGGCACATCCAGAAAGACTGCACCAAAGTGAAGTGCTACAG GTGTGGTGAAACCGGTCACGTTGCCATCAACTGCAGCAAGACAAGTGAAGTCAACTGCTACCGCTGTGGCGAGTCTGGGCACCTGGCAAGAGAATGCACCATCGAGGCTACAGCTTAA
- the LOC131701543 gene encoding uncharacterized protein LOC131701543: MSPLKVVTVHKSMHFEDGEKHLKCGEEAVTDEDIEENDCIGSENMSSKRQEAVTYTQELGEEDTVENEDPLQHSMSDVIYHVSPLESIKELVEMDGREEEVSTIERCPGDGASKIKKKVADGEVTDPQEEEENHLASMGDSMQAYLGALLGDNGGVLLADHAYTNIDSAHSDHITPGGEEDHGTVGGLQEEVSWEQIVASDCKGVSKAVEEHCPSIEKVSEDNFWHVTNSTDCRLDCDSLGELQALKLKHASHQTEINRLCAEQNDSKVRIGELQSELNTEKLKDEGHVHRIRELETEVANSSLIEVLTECKSKVEQLEELQFSSQQLAIQLQEVNRIVVHLQKRIEYLEEDKNKKLVDIVKLTHELAETRGALLTKSEEMENTKALVRTLSSELRNNQGHLNSHNSTQSRRKPQKDGSDSKVCVLL; encoded by the exons ATGAGTCCTCTTAAGGTGGTTACAGTCCATAAGAGCATGCATTTTGAAGATGGAGAAAAGCATCTAAAATGTGGAGAAGAGGCTGTGACAGATGAAGATATTGAGGAGAATGATTGCATTGGCTCTGAAAACATGTCCAGCAAGAGACAGGAGGCAGTGACGTACACACAGGAGCTGGGTGAAGAAGACACCGTAGAAAACGAAGACCCTCTCCAGCACAGTATGAGTGACGTGATTTACCATGTATCTCCTCTGGAGTCCATTAAAGAGCTGGTCGAAATGGATGGGAGAGAAGAGGAAGTGTCTACAATTGAAAGGTGCCCAGGAGATGGGGCTTCCAAGATCAAAAAGAAGGTTGCTGATGGAGAAGTCACTGATCCTCAGGAAGAAGAGGAGAACCATCTGGCAAGTATGGGTGACTCAATGCAAGCATATTTAGGAGCTCTCCTTGGTGATAATGGAGGTGTTTTACTTGCAGATCACGCCTATACAAACATTGATAGTGCTCACTCTGACCATATCACTCCTGGAGGTGAGGAAGACCATGGTACTGTGGGTGGACTGCAAGAGGAGGTAAGCTGGGAACAAATTGTTGCATCAGACTGTAAGGGAGTGAGCAAGGCTGTAGAGGAGCATTGCCCATcaatcgagaaagtgagtgaggaCAACTTTTGGCATGTTACAAATTCTACAGATTGTAGGCTGGATTGTGATTCTCTTGGGGAATTGCAGGCTCTCAAGCTAAAGCATGCTTCACACCAGACTGAAATAAACAGACTGTGTGCAGAGCAGAATGACTCCAAAGTGAGGATAGGGGAGCTGCAATCAGAGCTGAACACTGAGAAGCTGAAAGACGAGGGCCATGTCCACAGAATCAGGGAGCTGGAAACTGAAGTAGCTAATAGTTCTCTAATTGAAGTGCTTACTGAGTGCAAGTCGAAGGTGGAACAATTGGAGGAGCTACAATTTTCATCACAACAACTGGCCATTCAG CTTCAAGAGGTGAACAGGATCGTGGTCCACTTGCAGAAAAGAATTGAATATCTGGAGGAAGACAAGAATAAAAAACTTGTGGATATTGTTAAACTGACGCATGAGCTGGCAGAGACCAGGGGAGCTTTGCTGACAAAGAGTGAGGAGATGGAGAACACCAAGGCGCTGGTGCGGACCTTGAGCTCGGAGCTCAGAAACAACCAGGGTCACTTGAACAGCCACAATAGCACTCAGTCTCGGAGAAAACCCCAAAAAGATGGAAGCGATTCCAAAGTCTGTGTGCTCTTGTGA